The segment ACCCCTCCAGGCCCGGATCGTCGCGGCCATCAGCACGACGGCCAACGCGCCCTTGAGGATGACTGGAACAGCGCTCAGCGAGAGCGCCAACAACGCCAGCGTGGCCATCACCAGGAGGACATGCCCCAGCCAGCGCGACGGCCGGTATTCAAAGCCGATGGCGGGCGCGGATGTCATCGATGATGGCCTGCCAATCCGGGCGCGTCGCCTTGGCGTGCCCCATCACCCAGTCCCAAAGGTCCGGGTCCTGAACGTCGAGAAGTTCGTCGAAGGCCTGGCGTTGCGCTTCGTCGGCGGCGGCGAAGCGTTCGT is part of the Dyella jiangningensis genome and harbors:
- a CDS encoding succinate dehydrogenase assembly factor 2; translation: MDEARIKRLRWRTRRGTRELDALFGGWLDERFAAADEAQRQAFDELLDVQDPDLWDWVMGHAKATRPDWQAIIDDIRARHRL